From the genome of Amia ocellicauda isolate fAmiCal2 chromosome 14, fAmiCal2.hap1, whole genome shotgun sequence, one region includes:
- the LOC136768195 gene encoding zinc finger protein 391-like, with protein MAKVIKSDPEQDCTHTADLCRTQSLESECGPSAAGAEPGSTRTQCGPSLLSDHIKTEDDTLECAYTVGKEMQTPVGDALSHLKIENITDSAWDLWPELPVAGQCDLWPELPVAGQCDAESAALRTGLSGGSDSAVRVESPLSQCIQLRPRPPRPPHTSSSSSSPLQRGKQHVYSQPESRKSLTGASELISQQRIRTGEKAFHCAQCGKSFRRADALNTHQWVHTGEKPYGCVQCGKRFSRVTNLNAHQRVHTGERPFHCDQCGKGFRRADALNKHQRVHTEEKPFSCVHCGKCFSQAVNLSRHQRIHTGERPYSCVQCGKGFSNADSLNTHQRIHTGEKPYSCVQCGKRFSDASNLNTHQRVHTGERPYCCAQCGKSFTVACNLNAHQRVHTGERPHCCVQCGKRFSDAYTLMRHQRIHTGERL; from the coding sequence ATGGCAAAGGTCATAAAGAGCGACCCTGAGCAGGACTGCACCCACACTGCGGATCTCTGCAGGACCCAGTCTCTGGAAtctgagtgtggacccagtgcagCTGGTGCTGAACCGGGCTCTACCAGAACACAGTGTGGACCCAGTCTGCTGTCCGATCACATCAAAACAGAGGACGACACACTGGAGTGTGCTTACACAGTGGGGAAGGAAATGCAGACTCCCGTCGGAGACGCACTCAGTCATCTCAAAATTGAGAATATTACAGACAGCGCCTGGGACCTGTGGCCTGAgctccctgtagctggacagtgtgacctgtggcctgagctccctgtagctggacagtgtgacgCAGAGTCTGCTGCCTTGAGGACGGGGCTCAGTGGGgggagtgacagtgcagtgagagtGGAGAGCCCATTATCACAGTGCATACAGCTGCGTCCCAGACCCCCTAGACCACCTCACacctccagctcctcctcctcaccaCTGCAGCGTGGAAAACAGCATGTCTATAGCCAGCCTGAAAGTAGGAAGAGCCTCACAGGGGCATCGGAGCTTATTAGCCAGCAGCGCATTCGAACAGGAGAGAAGGCATTCCACTGTgcacagtgtgggaagagttttcGTCGAGCAGATGCCCTCAACACACACCAGTGGgtacacacaggagagaaaccttATGGCTGTGTTCAATGTGGGAAGAGATTCTCTCGGGTAACTAACCTAAACGCACACCAGCGAGTTCACACAGGGGAGAGACCGTTCCACTGTGATCAGTGTGGGAAGGGCTTTCGTCGAGCAGATGCCCTCAATAAACACCAGCGCGTTCACACAGAAGAGAAGCCATTCTCCTGTGTGCATTGTGGGAAGTGCTTCTCTCAAGCAGTTAACCTCAGCAGACACCaacgcattcacacaggagagagaccgtactcctgtgtacagtgtgggaaGGGTTTCTCTAATGCCGATagcctcaacacacaccagcgcattcacacgggagagaaaccatactcctgtgtacagtgtgggaaGAGGTTCTCTGATGCATCTAATctcaacacacaccagcgcgttcacacaggagagagaccgtactgctgtgcccagtgtgggaagagctttaCTGTTGCGTGTAATCTCAATGCACACCAGCgcgttcacacaggagagagaccgcactgctgtgtccagtgtgggaaGCGCTTCTCTGATGCATATACACTCATGagacaccagcgcattcacacaggagagagactgtAA
- the LOC136768186 gene encoding zinc finger protein 391, with amino-acid sequence MEELRGQESDHMAEPHTEGSTQGLGALASDTAGSKIIKSDPELDCTHTADLCRTQSLGSECGPSAAGAEPGSTRTQCGPSLLSDHIKTEEDTLECVYTVEPRTQTPFRDTLSHLKIDNITESAWDLWHELPVAGQCDLGPELPVAGQCDPESAALRMRLSEGSDTAVSAERPSSQCRQLHHRPPRPPRSSSSPSSPLQRVKQHPSRQPQSRKSLTGASELIRQHSTCREKLFHCAKCGKCFSDASNFDKHQHTHTGERPFHCAHCGKCFSRAYTLTTHQRVHTGEKPYCCVQCGNRFSRVTNLYTHQRIHTGERPFQCDQCGKSFCRADALNKHQRVHTEERPYSCAQCGKCLSQAENLNRHQYIHTGERLYSCVKCGKSFSKADSLYTHQRIHTGEKPYSCFQWGKCFFDASNLNTHQRIHTGERPHSCARFGKHFSDASALMRHQRIHTGERPFNCTQCGKSFSQTAHLNKHQRVHTGERL; translated from the coding sequence ATGGAAGAGCTCAGGGGACAGGAGTCTGACCACATGGCAGAGCCACACACTGAGGGGTCGACACAGGGACTCGGGGCACTGGCATCTGACACCGCAGGGTCAAAGATCATAAAGAGCGACCCTGAGCTGGACTGCACCCACACTGCGGATCTCTGCAGGACCCAGTCTCTGGGAtctgagtgtggacccagtgcagCTGGTGCTGAGCCGGGCTCTACCAGAACACAGTGTGGACCCAGTCTGCTGTCTGATCACATCAAAACAGAGGAAGATACACTGGAGTGTGTTTACACAGTGGAGCCAAGAACACAGACTCCcttcagagacacactcagTCATCTCAAAATTGACAATATTACAGAAAGTGCCTGGGATCTGTGGCACGAgctccctgtagctggacagtgtgacctggggcctgagctccctgtagctggacagtgtgacccAGAGTCTGCTGCCTTGAGGATGAGGCTCAGTGAGGGGAGTGACACTGCAGTGAGTGCGGAGAGACCATCATCACAGTGCAGACAGCTGCATCATAGACCCCCTAGACCACCTCGCTCCTCCAGCTCCCCCTCCTCACCACTGCAGCGTGTAAAACAGCATCCCTCTCGCCAGCCCCAGAGTAGGAAGAGCCTCACAGGGGCATCAGAGCTTATTAGGCAGCACAGCACTTGCAGAGAGAAGCTGTTCCACTGTGCAAAGTGTGGGAAGTGCTTCAGTGATGCATCTAATTTTGACAAAcaccagcacactcacacaggagagagaccgttcCACTGTGCCCACTGTGGGAAGTGTTTTAGTCGAGCATATACCCTCACCACACACCAGCgcgttcacacaggagagaaaccgtactgctgtgttcagtgtggcaaTAGATTCTCTCGGGTAACTAACCTTTacacacaccagcgcattcacacaggagagagaccattcCAATGTGACCAATGTGGGAAGAGCTTTTGTCGAGCAGATGCCCTCAACAAACACCAGCGCGTTCACACAGAAGAGAGACCGTACTCCTGTGCACAGTGTGGAAAATGTTTATCTCAAGCAGAGAACCTCAACAGACACCAGTatattcacacaggagagagactgtACTCCTGTGTCaaatgtgggaagagtttctctAAGGCCGATAGCCTCTACACAcatcagcgcattcacacaggagagaaaccatactCCTGTTTTCAGTGGGGGAAGTGTTTCTTTGATGCATCTAATctcaacacacaccagcgcattcacacaggagagagaccgcaCAGCTGTGCCCGATTTGGGAAGCACTTCTCTGATGCATCTGCACTCATGagacaccagcgcattcacacaggagagagaccattcaactgtactcagtgtgggaagagtttctctcAGACAGCACATCTCAACAAACACCAGCgcgttcacacaggagagagactgtAA